The proteins below come from a single Solea solea chromosome 6, fSolSol10.1, whole genome shotgun sequence genomic window:
- the slc16a1a gene encoding monocarboxylate transporter 1a, which yields MAPAIGGPQGYEPPEGGWGWMVVVGAFISIGFSYAFPKSITVFFKEIEVIFNASSSQVSWISSIMLAVMYGGGPISSILVNKYGSRPVMMAGGCLSGLGLVAASFCNSVEALYFCIGVVGGLGLAFNLNPALTMIGKYFYKKRPIANGLAMAGSPVFLSTLAPLNTWFFDHFGWRGSFLILGGLLFNCCVAGSLMRPIGPKPKPVERTTERRTCMQIINSFIDLSLFKHRGFLLYIMGNIIMFFGLFAPLVFLSNYAKSKDIPKEKAAFLLSVLAFVDMVARPSMGMVANTKWVRPRIQYFFAASVLYNGVCHVLAPMSVDYKGFVIYAIFFGFAFGWLSSVLFETLMDLVGAQRFSSAVGLVTIVECGPVLLGPPLLGRFKDIYHDYKYTYQGCGILLIVSSVFLFFGMGLNYRMLKKEKKEEECRARMGGREERSNRDNAANEVAEGEKREDSV from the exons ATGGCGCCTGCCATTGGTGGTCCTCAAGGGTATGAGCCCCCTGAAGGTGGCTGGGGATGGATGGTGGTGGTCGGTGCTTTCATTTCCATTGGTTTCTCCTATGCATTTCCAAAGTCCATCACAGTCTTCTTCAAAGAGATTGAGGTGATCTTCAATGCATCCAGCAGCCAAGTGTCGTGGATCTCCTCCATCATGTTAGCAGTGATGTATGGCGGAG gTCCTATCAGCAGCATCTTGGTTAATAAATATGGGAGTCGTCCTGTTATGATGGCAGGAGGGTGCCTGTCTGGATTGGGCCTTGTTGCTGCCTCATTCTGCAATTCTGTTGAAGCCCTGTACTTTTGTATTGGTGTGGTGGGAG GCTTGGGATTGGCCTTCAATCTAAACCCTGCTCTCACCATGATTGGAAAGTACTTCTACAAGAAGCGCCCCATTGCCAACGGCCTTGCCATGGCAGGCAGTCCTGTATTTCTTTCCACCCTGGCTCCTTTAAACACCTGGTTCTTTGACCACTTTGGCTGGAGAGGAAGCTTCCTGATTCTTGGTGGTTTGCTTTTCAACTGCTGCGTCGCTGGTTCCCTCATGCGACCTATAGGACCAAAACCCAAGCCTGTAGAGAGGACCACAGAGAGGAGGACTTGCATGCAGATCATTAACAGCTTCATTGACCTCTCTTTGTTCAAGCATCGAGGATTTTTACTTTATATCATGGGCAACATTATCATGTTTTTCGGCCTCTTTGCACCACTGGTGTTCCTCAGTAATTATGCGAAAAGTAAAGATATCCCGAAAGAAAAGGCAGCTTTCTTACTGTCTGTGCTGGCCTTTGTTGACATGGTTGCCCGGCCTTCAATGGGAATGGTGGCCAACACCAAATGGGTGCGGCCCAGAATACAGTACTTCTTTGCAGCCTCTGTACTGTACAATGGTGTGTGCCACGTTCTAGCTCCAATGTCAGTAGACTACAAAGGCTTTGTCATTTATGCTATCTTCTTTGGGTTTGCGTTTGGCTGGTTAAGCTCAGTGCTTTTTGAGACCTTAATGGACCTGGTGGGAGCGCAGCGTTTCTCCAGTGCTGTTGGTCTGGTCACTATTGTGGAGTGTGGCCCTGTGTTGTTAGGGCCCCCTCTCCTTG GAAGGTTCAAAGATATCTATCATGATTACAAGTACACGTACCAGGGCTGCGGGATACTCCTCATCGTTTCCAgcgttttcctgttttttggcATGGGATTAAACTATCGAATgctgaaaaaagagaaaaaagaggaggagtgtAGGGCCAGGATGGGAGGTAGAGAAGAGAGGTCCAACAGGGACAATGCTGCTAATGAAGTGGCAGAGGGTGAGAAGAGAGAAGACAGTGTCTAA